The Gossypium hirsutum isolate 1008001.06 chromosome D02, Gossypium_hirsutum_v2.1, whole genome shotgun sequence region CATGTTAGTTCTCCAGCCAAATACTTAATTGTGAGtcgctaaaattttaaattttaaaaatattggtgatgaaattgaaagtttttgaaGTTAGTTGATCAAAATAAAGCCTACCCTAAAGTTAGGTGACtaatattttagtcattatttAGGTTAAAGAAAGTAACTTGactctttttgaaaggttaataatttaaattagtttttaaaaaataaaagtcaacttgacaaaagatataaaagttaagctaaatttatcattatgccattttaaaatttaaaaaacaccaAATTAAGATATaggactaaatccataactttcaTAAATTACAGAGATCAATAGCAAAATTTTAACTGTAAGAAAGCTTATGAATAGCACGTATAAAGGTAAAAGTTTTGAGGTCGTATTAGTGGATTGCATTTCTACTCTTAAAAACTGGCATGGGTGACAGAATAACCAAACAGTAACACGTGATGTGTCATGTGTACCTCATGCTAATATACAAGGACAAgctttttaacaataaaaatggatgaaaattttaatagaatgattaatttattctttgatctaatatatagtaactaatttgtctattttctGAATAAAGaggacaaaatacaatctaattcCCAATACAAGGGCTCCACGATACTTTTACCTCTCACAAACTCTCATCGaatatgtgaagggtcatttgttgagtagagataAACTCAGCAATAAGTTTGGTTCGCATCAAAGAAGCGAGACAAAAAgtgtcgctattgtaagaagttatgtcatgtcaaagcagattgttataaattaCGAAATAAAAGGGCTGCTAAGAGTAACGAGAAAGATATAGCTGGCGCTAATTTGGCTGATAATAGCGATGCCgatttcttgttagtgttaaTGAGTGATAGCTCCAAgattacgtctgagtggatcttagattcgggatgttcttttcACATATGTCCCAACAGAGAATGGTTTTCCACATATAGTTCGATTAAAGGTAGTGTTGTGCGCATGTGAAACGATTCATTcggtaaggtaattggtattggtactgttaaattaggatgcacgatgagacaattaggacactctcagatgtcaagtatatacctgatttacaaaagaatctcatctccttgagtattttagactcaaAAGTTTGCAGAATCAACATTGAGTCGAGCGGCATTAAGGTGTCTCGTGgggctctcattttgttaaaaggtaaaaggaccgacaatatatatattctagaaggttctaTAGTGACCGGTGAAACCAGATGTCCCTCGTCCATTACGGAGTCAGAGTCAACTCGTTTGGCACGGAGACAACTTAGTTATAGGAGGAAAAAGTGTTTGACTATTTTGTTGAAGAGAGATTCTcttttggatgtaggttttgaaaagttacagcactgtgttcgtgaaagtCATACTCGAGTTAGTTTTGATTTCGCAGTGCACAAgtcaaaggctagaagtcttccaggttctaagcacagattcaactcaattaattccctgtatagttcaagataggctcatggcaggttttggcaaagatggcgttgtagaaatatgagtcaatgtagagatttgttgagtatgactcctattttagtcgaatttgagaaataatcttccagttaaattttgtttatttgtttcaatcaaactcttattagtctagattattttattattattttatctatggatttagcctataaatatgctcttttacaaccttagaaaatacacttattagagattagaactcataacaattttagatatttttgtgtttatgttttaagggttttttatttttggggtttagtttttatgtccatcttttgtactattcgttccttgccattatagtaaaatcatCTTTgtttgtggttttttatcctctttggagtagttttttcacgttaaatttgtatgttcaatttctcaatttattcctctatttttacttgttcgttacttaatcgaGTCTATCTCCAACAATTGAAGGAGTAAGGACCATGAACAGGTTAATGCTTCATTTcttacacacacacatatatattcctCTGGTTTTATGCATATATTAATGGTTCTGcatcataattttatttgaatattgttCACATTGGATGTTAAGGCATAtttacttgaaaaaaaattacttgAACAGGTTCTCATGAAGAGGTTCAACAAGGACCAACTTGATTGTAAGGTTGAAActgccaaaaataaaatttacttaaaaaatgaataGTAAAAAATGACAAATAGGATTGCATCCACAAAAATCGGTAGAAATTTTATTCccttaactaaaataattaaaataaagagggagGTTTTGtttaaagaaaaacttaaaaattaatattaagattTGGAAAAAACAAAGAAAGCAATAACTAAAATTCCAAGGAAAATCAATGAGATGAAGTTTCTAATCAAAGTAAATTTTTCGTTTAATTCAAAGGTTTGATCATTGatgcaaaaataaatttcaatattttttaataaattagttatagtTATCGACGATTGTCAAGTAACTTAATATCTTCTTACCTTTCATTATTAACAAACAACCTCATAACGACCacttaagaatttaatttatcaatagtTTTAAAGAACAAAAGAAACTTAATTCTAAAAAACAAATGCACATCaaagtttatttaaataagaTTGCATGCCTACATACATAAATTATTATGCAATCGCCACAATTATTAGAAACCAATTGATCAACTAATTATCTAATTCACAAAGCAATTATTCTAAGCTTTCAAATATTGGTCATATATTTAACAAACTTGAACaattgtaattaaaccaaaagatATGCAAATACCAAAGAACACAAAaaagattaaaagcaaattaaATCTCACAACCTGTAGAATCGAACTTCAAATTTTACTTTAACTAGAAAAGAGGAGTTTAGCAagtcataaagaaaataaaacgcAAAGCGAATTAAAATTGGAAACGGAGATCCTTCATCTCTATTCTAAGAtcctatttatagagtttatgGAGTCTTAACTGACTTCAAACTAGGGTTACAAATTAGCATGGTTTCAGATGGGGGTTGAGGTGTAATGtatttaacttactttttgtttCACGTTACAATATtactacaatatctaatctcacatACATGATTATTTTACACTAACGCAGGTAAAAGTACCATTCATCCAAACCCACATTTACACTTAAATACTCAAAAAGACAAAAGTAACCATTCATCTTAATTTTGAAATAGCAAACAAACCCACAAGACACGGGCAATGATGTCAAGCCTCGATGAAAAGGGGTTGTGGCATGAAACTCGGGCCGCTGGCTGCTGTGCTGGAGCACCCCTTGCTACTTTGGGCCAGCGCTAGTGAACTTGGTTTTGGATCAATGCGTgattagagattttttttttctttttatcgtCCACAATTAAAGCTTATTCCTTATAAAATTGGgaacaacaaaataatatatatatttttttgtaaagaAGAATAGCTTTAAGCATTGTGAAAATAAAATGCGGTTTAAAGTATTCTTTTTAGCCACTAACTTTGGGAGAatcttgaaattaaaaaaaaattcatacctTTTATTTAACTTTTACGTAATAGTCCGTGGGCCCTATTCAATCTTTTGGTTCGGTGTATTGACCTAATACGGGTCTATTACATTATGAAAATACCCCAAAATATACTAATTTCTATTTCCTTCCTTTTCTCAGTTTAGGTGTTGCTTTAGTTTTATGCCCTGATTTACCCTCTCGATTCACGCTTCTGTTTTACCCAAAATCCACCGTCTTCTGTTTCTTCCTTCTAGCTTTCTTCTCCACTCTCCTCGCCgtcttttccttctcttttttacATCTCTTTGGCATCACAACTGGACTTAGAACACCGATCAGAAAGCACCCTCCATCTCACGTTTTCCGGCGAAACTGGTGAAGTTTTTACTATTGTGTCCATGGGAACCGGTAAAGAAGATACAGCAGTCTTCCTGGATCGTGCTTCTCGATCAACCAGAGGGAGAAGGTGAATCTTCAACCTAAATTAAGATAGGATTCCTTTTATTTAGAGCCACAATATTGGGAGTAGCTAGAAATTATGATCAGTTTTAGGTTTTGATTAAAGGATTCAGAGGCATTAAAGTTTATTAGTTTTAGGTTTTGATTAAAGGATTCAGAGGCATTAACCCTTTTTCTGTTTGTGGTTCTCTCCTTAGGAGGAGAATAATGTCAATTACGAAGAAGAGCCAGAGGTTGCTGATGTGTTTGATAGTGACTTCGATGAAGATGTTTGTATTGCTCTTTTCTCTACATTTGATTTAATTCATTTTCTATAATTACTCTTCCGTTGTAGGATATCTTTCTGTGCTAAGAGAACTTCACACCTTTGGTATCTTGAAAATTGACTCTCTTCTATGGCTTGGCTGCTAGGAACCTGAGCCAGATGAGGAAGTAGAAAATGATGCAGAAGAAAGGTTTAGCTTCTTTTACCTTTTTTGTATTGTATTTACATCTCCATTTCATTGcccttatttttatatttaatcgcCCTAGCAGGTTTCGCACAAAGAAGCGTCTGATATTTCCTGGAAAGCCTTCtatgaagaaaaagaaagttcTTTCAAATTTAGATGGTGATTCCAAGGATGAAAATCTTACTCAAAAGACTTCCTCTACACAGCATCATGATGCCCCTGATGATGCAGAAGGTGAAAGAATTATAAGGAAATCTACAAGAACTTCAGTCATTGTTAGGCAAGCTGAGCGAGATGCGATACGTGCTGCTCTGCAGGCTACAATGAAGGCaagttttttgtttatttttttcttcttttataggAAAATATTTCTAGTAGACATTGTTATATcaaaaatgggaaaataaaatggatCATGGAATTGGTTACTGCATATATCTTTTCTAACTGATATTTAtatgtgtataaatatatattcttttgtatatAGATGAGATCTAGTTTAAACTTAAGCAAAATAATACAAGAAGTGTTTTCATAACGACTGCTTTGAGTATTATACCATTTGATGTTTGTTCTTGACTGTACTCTTGTtcttgaagcttgaatttcaccGGTGAGAGACTTGGGTATATGTTGGAGGGAGCTTAGGGGGGATGATTGTCTCAAAGTGCCATAGTATTTCCTAGATTCCTGATGTGTGAATTGACGTCTTTGTACAAGTAAATGACATTCCTCCCTTactttaaaaaaggaaaagaaataatataaataaaaggaaagtgTAAATCAAACCGAATGGGCATCTCAataatttttcttgaagtacccaTCTCCAGCACTTGTGTCCAACATGTGGATATGGAGTTATTACCTCTAAAGATCGTTAGACCTTGTGTCCAACCATGTCCAGCACTTGTGTCCAACATGTTTTCTGTTGCCTTAGACCTTGTCATGCTACTTCTAGCAACAGAGTGCAACTTTATTATCTATGTTTAGATAATTATACATAGAATGTATAAGCTTAGATTATTATACATAGAATGTCCTAATAAAGATATCAAGAATTTCACACTACACTTTATGCACAAATCTGAGTGTTGGTTATCTAATTGAGCATTGAAATGCATAGCTTTTTATGGTCACTTGCACTTGTTTTCCCCTCCATTTGAGGTTTGCATTTTCTTTGAGACCATAATGTAGTTAGAAGCAATAAAAAAACAATCACTGTCTTTTACAGCAACTTCTGTAATCCTTTGGTTGAAACTCATGAACTATTCAGAAATGTGAAACTGTCAAGTTGTACACGGTCAGAATTTGAGGCATGTCTGTGTGTGTATGTATTGTTTGATTGTATAATTTGGAAAGAGAGATTGAAACCTCGTGCTTTCTTTGAGTTTATGCCTTAACTTGTATGGAACCTTCATGGTAGTAATTCTGAATATATCTTTGGGCAGATTGTTCTGTCTGGTTTTGCGGCAGCAGATGAACAATTAAGGCTCACGACTATGGTGTTCAAGAACATCTTTCCGGATATTGATATCAATACTGTGAGTTCACTTAGACTGTTAAATTATAGTATCCAAAGTGAtctcatttcttttcttcttccctcTTTAACATTGTTTGGACATGAATGTTTCAGGTTAAACTTTCTTCTTGCCAGAGGATTGTGTTGCTTAACTACAATAAAGACACGAAGCTTATTGATTTTCGACATTATTCTATCAGACTACAGCCTGTTGGTGTCTCGCGTAGAATTCAAAAATTCGTGCAGAACCATCAAGTGCCTGATCTTCGGAATCTTCAAGATGTGAGCGACTTTGTATTGTTATGAGCTATACGTATTTATAGTACTGTCCTTTTGAATGGTATACTCTTTGTGATTCGTTTAGTTCTCCTCACACCTTTGATCTATTATATGAAGAGCGGGTTATGGATCAGAAAGCGAAGCTGATGAGGAAGCTGCAACAGTTACTCTGACTAGTGATCTTAGTCGAGTTAATCGTGCCTCTACAAAAAGCGCAGTTAAGCTTCAAGAAATTGGACCTAGAATGACTCTCCAACTCACCAAAATTGAGGGTGGACTATGTTCTGGTGAAGTTATGTTCAGTGAATATGGTATGTTCATCTATCCATGTGAAAACAAGAGAAGAATAAGAATTTATCTCGAAAAAGAAAGAAGTCTCTTAACCTTATCATTTACATGCTAGATTATTTTGCTGAGACATGTTCTATAACGTGCCTTTATTCAACTAGCatatttatttaactattttgtTATTTATCAGGCAATGGTGGCAATAAGAAAGAGCCAGGCAATGAGGGTAATGAAAAGGAAGACGGTGACAATGATGGCCAAATGGAGGATAGCGATGAAGATGATGAAGCGGATAACGAGGAAGATATGGAAGAAAGTGAAGAAGATTAGTGCTTTAGCAAAGTGGAAGGTGCAATACAACTTCCATTTTCTGATTAAATGACATGGCACTTGACATTAGCCATGTTCTTTACATGGGGAAGATGCTTATCTGGACTGAGGATCTGATAAGCTTTTGTGCCAGTTAGCCTCTTGTTTTTGCCTTTTTACTTCCCAGCTTTGTCTGTTTCCTCCTAAATTTTGGCTTAAGTTTGTTGTAGAAGATCCATAGATTTTGATATAAGAAAGAAAAGGCtatattttcaactttttttctcaaaatatttGTACTAATAAATCAATTCACGTTCCTTATGtgctaataatattttaatagcaTGAACATTGGCATGGTATCTCAGCATGTCAGAGAAAACTCCCTGCAAGCAGTAGAAGACACAATGAGAGGTTAAAAATATCTGTAGGCTTATATTTGGGAACATAACAGATACAATAAGGTAATACATATTAAGTTGATTCTGAACCTATTCTATTGAGAAATTTAAACAACatagattataaattatatttaataataattattttaaattatattttatagtattatatattatgattttagtaaattcatataataatatttaatactacatagattataaattatatttaataattattattttaaattatattttatagtattatatattatgattttagtaaattcatataagaatatttaatactaagaattttatcaaattatatatttttattaaattatattttataataattattttaaattatattttatagtattacatattatgattttagtaaattcatatattttattaaattatatatttttattaaattataataattatgttaaaatatgattaaattatttattatttatattaataatcttattaaaaattgataacaataacaataatcatctacctaacaAAAATTCTGCAAAgagtattctagtcattttagtttttttccttatgctattacacatcttattacattcaaccaaacacaagaataccattacgcctctattccattccatttaaCCAAACAAAATATTTACCTATTACGTCTCTATTTCATTACGCATTTATttcattacacctctattccattacagcgaaccaaatgtgcccttagtttttaaaatattattttagaataaataataatttggcAAATAATTAAATCCAAATGGAAGCCAAAATTTGAAAAGGCTGTATCACATTATTTCCAGAACCACAAGGAAAAGAAGAAACTTCAAAGTTGAAACAGTGTTTTCCGCGTGGAGTATCTCCATCAATCAAGGACTCGCGATTGCTTTTACTTTGGGATAAACTAACTTTTAAtctttgattttgatatttttttaattgagtccttaatttttttggtttactTTATTTTagaattggataattttttttaagttttaggtcATGTGATGACATGATAATATGATATTATACTATATTatcacttaaaaaatatatttttctttccgTTTTAGGAATTTTTATCTATTCTTATAGTACTTTTTTTAGTCTTATTTATACAAGTAaccttagttttacaagtgattttatggatgattttgtAGTCGTCCTCTCTAGTTTGATGAATGCtctaatcttttttttatttttacccgCCGCTTTAGATCATCCGTGGTTGATTTTCTTATCGCATTAAGTGCTTGTAATCACTCTATATATATCGTGCTTGAATTGTGATAAAGTCAATTATCAACGAGTTGAGTCATGATATTGAGGATAAAATCTTTAATCTGTTGTTTGAGTTTGTCTTTTACTATCTAtgatgaatatttattattttttctttaaattttatgattcctttcattaattaataaatttacctttaaatatatatatatttataaaaattagataataACATCACACCATTTTAGAATACAAAATCAGGGATCAAATTTGTGAAATTCTAATATTaatgtagaaaaaaaaaagagagagtaggttgagatattatatatttaattttcaggCAGGTAATTTgtaggaagaaaaaagaaaagtcaAAATAGAAACAGTGACTATTCCGCGTGAGTGATCAATGACGCGCTTTTCCTACTGCTTTTGCTTTTCCTCAGTGATCATGTTGCTGCTTTCACTTACTTTTCTACTATATTTCTCTTCTGCTTTACCCAAACTCTGTTGAATCTCACCTTCTTTCATGGCTTCTTTTTTTGACATCGACACCGACACCGCCTTGAGATTGTTACTATCCTGCGCTGAAGCTATTGAAGAATATGGGGATCTGAAAAGCGCCGATGCGTTCCTTCACGATATCTTGATTCTTGCTGATCAGGGAACCTCCTGGTTTCCAAATGAAATAGGAGTGGTGAAATACTTTGCCGACGCTCTGGTTCGCCGAGCCTACGGACTGCATCCCGCTTCTTGCTACTTTACTTTCCCGGTGGATCCTGCACCATATTATCATTATAACAGCTACCATATTAATGGCGTCATAGAAAAAGTTATCGATGATGCTTTCATGGGAAACAGGCGATTGCACGTCATTGATTTCTCCATCCCGTATTACTACAGGTTTGAGAATTCAGTTCTTCGTACACTACCGAACTTCTTCGGCGATCCTCTACCCGTCCGTGTAAGTTACATACTTCCACCATTTCTGAAAGAATATGTAGAGTTCTCACGCCAAATGGAGATTTTGACTAAGGATGCCGAGGAAGTTAATGTAAAGTTGGAGAATGAATTGAAAGTGGTTTATGGCAATAGTTTGGCAGAAGTGGATGAATGTGAAATAGATTTCAAAAGAAGAAGAGATGATGAAATGGTGGTGGTTTACTATAAATTTAAACTTGATAAGTTGGTAAGAGAAGCAAAAGCAATGGAGAGAGAGTTAGCAAGATTGAAGGAGATAAATCCGACGATTGTAATCATGCTAGACTTTTATTCTAATCATAGCGACTCCAATTTCTTGACATGTTTCAAGGATTCATTTCAGTATTCCTTGAAGACTCTTGATTACTGGGCGGAGTTGGACTATTATCTTGGAGAGGAGTATGGGTGGGAGTGCAACAGAGAGGCAGGGGAAGGTAATAATATAATTAGGCGGCACCCAACTTTGACAGAATGGCAACATCTCTTTTCAATGGCTGGCTTTAGTCGAATTCCATTAAACCACAGGAAAGATAATCTTAGCGTTGAGGATGAAAGTTGGTTAGAAATAATGGGGGAGAAAGAAGAGTGTTTGATTTTAGGTTACAACGGATGTCCAATGTTTTTCTTATCGGCATGGAAACTCAAAGTTAAAGATGGACACTTCAATTCCATTTCCACCAACCATACGTTTGGACAAGgtattctttttttcttcttttcttttttctttttaaattatataataattttgcaattaaattGATGGTTGAACCACCAAATTATCAATTTATTGTTTTCATCAATCTTTTGATTCAATCCAATTTAAATAATCTtaaattatatatcaatttttttatgcattgaaaatttataaatttctaTATTAATAGTCAACCATATGATACatccatattaaaataaattattttaaaattactaaaaataaatgagttaaaataaataatcttaactttctatactttttttttcattcaattgagcttttaaatgttaaaatttcaatcaattgtGATTTTTCTGTTAAAATTAAGGTCAATTGTTAAATGGTAATAGTCACCTTTTTGTGTTATTTTCATCACATGGCATGGAAGGATTGCGACACATGGTgaaaactaatattttattaaaaataatacaaaaatatacaaaaaaattttaaaaattacaaaaaaatttattgaaaatatagaaaagtgcacaaaaatgataaaattattataaataaaaataaaaataattaaaaacttgcaaaaatattaaatattaaaaattaaaaatgatataaattgcaaaaagaaaatgttttaaaaaatatgaaaaatatttaaaaatatagaaaataataaattttaataagttaataaaaatataaaatattataaaaaaagtataaaagttataaaaaaatttaaaaggataagATAAACTAAGGTGGAAAATAAGTTGAGAAGTCAAGTGACAACTAAGGCTGTATATAAAATTgtagatatttatatatatttaaaatatttgatataatttttatttttttaaaattttctattatttgttgaatatttttttgtaattttatacattttttttgcatgtttataatttttatagttgttttatgattttattttttatggtttttaaatgaaaatatcaattttttggTTATGTGACATAATCTTAATGTACCACATGatgaaaataatctaaaaaaaatagtaatagacttacctaattgaaattttaatgtttaaaacctcaattgagttaaaaaaatataaaaattgaattgattattttcaaaaatttcaaatgtttcaaaacctttattttattatataatatgatttatatattattctcAATGTATactaataatatatcaaatatagaTTATAAACACACGTGAAAATGAATAACTTACATTAATTTCCACTTACATGACTTTTTGAatcatcaattaaaatttaattcataatcaaaaggatttacaaaaatagtttataattaatttgatttagttGAAATTAATTAACTGAATTATTCATTTAACCAAATTTCTGGGTATATTGCAtatacaaaattaatttattttaattatagctTACATattattagtttaataatatttattttatgttaaaatatatatttaggaCATGATTAGTAATAAGTTGAATTCAACAGAAAGTgaccaaattaataaaagttGATTCATTTGTCCCGCCCGGCCCGATGGCCAgcccgaaatatgagagggtttgAGAAAAAGAATAGGCCTGAAACATGATTTTgggcaaaaaacgaggcccgtttagaaaatggacCGAGCCTCGGGCAAAAAAAATTTGGCCcggacccggcccggcccaaaaatatattaaatatatattttttttatttttaaaatatactagttttagttttattttaagttacaaaatgttagattttgttacaacaattaatacaattaacaattaataatttgatataatttgataattttactaataattaatacaattaacaattaataattttactaacaaaatgttagtaacaattaataattaataatttgatataatttgataattttagtaacaattaatacaattaataattttactaacaaaatgttagattttacaaaatgttgattggtacaaaaaatatataatttgatacaattttaataataattaattttgataacaattaattttaataacatttagttttaattttaataaaaatataattttaattttaattaaaaaagggccgggccgggccgggctcgggtttTATATTTTTCCCCCGGGCcctgtaacaacccttacccgagaccgttgccggagtcgagtatgagacgttacttgacttaatttaaaagTTCAGGGCATAAAagtttacttttaaaagttatttcattGTTCCTAATAAAGCTGTCCCCCTacgcagtagtcactaaattaattaaaactcaagctacgaaactcaaaatttatatccgtaaattttctctgaaactagactcatatatctttttaccataaaattttcagaatttttggttcagccaattaatacagtttattagttaaagtctcccctgtttcagtaactgac contains the following coding sequences:
- the LOC107943686 gene encoding SWR1 complex subunit 2 isoform X1, which gives rise to MGTGKEDTAVFLDRASRSTRGRRRRIMSITKKSQRLLMCLIVTSMKMFEPEPDEEVENDAEERFRTKKRLIFPGKPSMKKKKVLSNLDGDSKDENLTQKTSSTQHHDAPDDAEGERIIRKSTRTSVIVRQAERDAIRAALQATMKIVLSGFAAADEQLRLTTMVFKNIFPDIDINTVKLSSCQRIVLLNYNKDTKLIDFRHYSIRLQPVGVSRRIQKFVQNHQVPDLRNLQDSGLWIRKRS
- the LOC107943686 gene encoding SWR1 complex subunit 2 isoform X2 produces the protein MGTGKEDTAVFLDRASRSTRGRRRRIMSITKKSQRLLMCLIVTSMKMFEPEPDEEVENDAEERFRTKKRLIFPGKPSMKKKKVLSNLDGDSKDENLTQKTSSTQHHDAPDDAEGERIIRKSTRTSVIVRQAERDAIRAALQATMKIVLSGFAAADEQLRLTTMVFKNIFPDIDINTVKLSSCQRIVLLNYNKDTKLIDFRHYSIRLQPVGVSRRIQKFVQNHQVPDLRNLQDFSSHL